CTGGTTCACAATGCTGTGCGGTCAATATATTCAATGGAAAACCTGATATTAAAATTAATTCCGGATATTCGAATCGCGGTCGCTCATGGGCAGATGTCACCTCATGAACTTGAGAAAGTGATGACTGATTTTGTTGAAAAAAAATATGATTGCCTCATTTGTACAATGATAATTGAATCGGGACTGGATTTACCGAATGTGAATACTTTGATTGTAAATCGAGCCGACAAACTTGGTTTGGCCCAACTATATCAAATCAAAGGAAGAGTAGGAAGGTCAAACCGGCAAGCATTTGCCTACTTCTTAGTTCCTCCAATTAAGTACCTTACACCAAGCGCACTCAAACGGCTCCAAACGATTGAAGAACATTTTGAGCTGGGAGCGGGTTTGCAAATTGCTATGAAAGATTTGGAAATCCGAGGCGCGGGTAATCTATTGGGTTCGGATCAAAGCGGGTTTATCAATGTGATCGGATTTGATCTGTATTGTAAATTACTCGAAGAATCAATTTCGAATCTAAAGAATGAAAAAATAGAAGTTGCAGAAAACGGACATTTAAAAGATGTTGTTATCGACGTTGATTTTGATGCTTATATTCCTGACGATTATGTCTCAATTGATTTTGAAAGAATAAACATCTATCAACGATTAAACATATCCAAATCAAAAGATGATTTGTTTGAATTGGACGAAGAACTAAGGGATCGTTTTGGTCAATTGCCTAAACCAGTTCGTACTCTTCTTGAGATAACTAGGCTTAGACAACTTTGCGCATCGTTGGGAATCGATAAGTTTAAAATTAGAAATCGCACCCTAACTGCTTATTTTTCAGATAGTTATTACACAAAAGCAAAGCAAAAATCATTACAGCAAATTCTTTCATTAATTCAAGCATCTTCACCGGAAAAGCTACAATTTTTGCATGGGAAGAAATTTGGTTTTAAATTTCAATTAAGAAGCACTGACGAAACGTCACTAAACGATACAAAAGAATTTTTTAAGAGGTTAGAACAAAATACTGTATAAATTTTATAAAGGGTAGGTGTATGAAAAAGAACTGGATTTTGTTGGTCATTTTAAGTGTGTTCATCGGAATGTTTTCCGGATGCAATTCTAAAAAAACACAAATCGTAGCCAGGGCTGGGAATAGTTTGATAAGCCTTGAACAATTTGAAAGAGAATATCTAGAGTCAAATTCAATTCGATCTCTTCAAAATGCTTCAGGGGATGACAAGCAAAAATTTCTTGATAAAATGATCGACAAAGAAATGAAACTAATGTTTGCCAAACAAATGAATATAGATAAAATTCCGGAAGTGAAGGATCAGATCGAGCAAGCGAGACTGCAGGCGGCATACATAGCGGCATTGGAGCAGCTTGTTATGTTCAAAATCATAAAAGAAAAAGAGATTCGGGAATTTTATGATCGTTCTGATAAAGAAATAAGAGTGCGACATATTCTTTTGGATCTACCCTCAAAGGATGACGCGGACTCTCTCACAAAAGTTGTCGAAAAAGCAGCTGGAATTATCCGGGAGCTTCGATCTGGTGGTGATTTCACTGAACTTGCCGGGAACTATTCAAAGGATGAATTTAGTTCGAAAAAAGGGGGAGATCTTGGTTTCTTAAAATGGGGAAGCATGGACAATAAATTTATGACCGCGGTGCTAAAATCCGGGAAATATCAAATCTATCCCCAACCAATTATTACCTCCAAAGGCGTTCATATTATTCAGGTTACCGAAAAGCGACCTGTTTTACAAAGGCCATATGAGATTGAAAGAACTGTTATCGTGCGAAATCTGTTTAATCGAAAAAGAAAAAGCGTAACGGCAGAATTCGAAAAGTTCAATCAAGAATTGGACAAAAAATATAACGTTGTTATTTTTGAAGAGAATATTCAAAAAATGCTCACTTTTATTTCAACGTCACCCAATGATTCTTTATTGCTAGAAAATTATGGAGTGAAAAATCCGGATTATTCATGGGTGTCATATGAATTGCGTTTCTTGCCACTTGCTCAATATGACAAGGAAACAAAAACAATGATCGGATTTTTTGAATTAATGTTCAATCAACAACGCGCACTAAGGCCCCAAGAGATCCGCACCGTCGAAATTGCAACAAAATTTTTACAGGACAAAATAAGATTTGATTTAACTTCGGAGATTGGTATCCGTCATGGCTACCTGGAAATACCAAATTACCGAAGACAATTAGATAGCCAGGTTTCTCAAATTATAACCAGATATTTACAGAATAGTTATATTAATAAAATTAAAAAGATTACGGATGAAATGGCGGAAGAATATTACAATAATCAGCCGGAAAAATATAAAATTCCCGCAAAAGCGGAAGTTCAAGAAATATTTGTTAAGGATTCTACCGAAGCCCAATTGATTTATCAATTGGCAACGGCCGGAAATGATTTTGACGTATTGGCAGAAAAATATAATACCCGGGCCAGGTCTAAAAATAAAAAAGGCAATCTTGGCTATCTTACTGAAAATAGTTTTGGAGAATTGGGTAAAACTGCTATAGAATTAAAACCCGGGAAAATTGCCGGTCCGTTAAAGTTGGATAATGGATATTCAATTTTTAGGGTTTTAAGTCATGAAAAAGAACAGATGCAATCATTTTCAAAAATAAAAACAAAGGTTCGTTCCGACCTGGTAAGAAATCTGCGAAAAATCAACCAGGAAGAATGGGAAAAAAAGATAAAAGGTATGGTTCGTGTGCGGGTTTATGAAAAAGTACTAGAACGTGCGCTAAAGCAGCATACTTAAGTACAAAGAAGAAAATGAATAAAAGTATTATTAATAAGCTCAAATCAATTTTATTAATTTCAACAATTTTGTTGTTCTTGAAATGCAATAAACCTGTCGATACCAGCCCGATGGTAGCTCAAGTTGGAAACACACCTTTGACACTCATTGAGATACAGAATCAACTGGGAAATAATGGTTCGGAATTGATAAGCACAGATTATTTGCAATCTTATGTTTATCGCTGGATTGACAATGAATTGATTTACCAGTCAGCTATATCTAAAGGATTTGACAAACTTCCCTTTATTCAAGAGGGATTGCAAAAATTGAAGCGAGACTTGGTTATCAGTTACTATATCGAAGACAAGATGTCGAATTTACCGCCGATTTCCGAAGAAGACATAGCTGAATACTATCAAGAAAATCAAGCGAGTTTTCAAAGAGATTATGTAGAATTTAGATATTACTATTTGATTTGCAAAGACAGGCAGACGGCACAGACTGTTAAAGCGGCATTAACCAAAGGAGAAGCGATTGAAAATGTTGTCCAGAAAAACTATCCGGAAAACATTTTCAACAATCAATGGGACAGCGGTTATATTCCAATTGAAAATGTAATTTTATCTTTACAAAGAAGCATTGCTCGCCAACAAACAGGGAGTTATATTGGACCGGTTGCAGGAGAGGGCGGGCATATTTTATATCAATTGGTTGAGAAACACGAAAGGGGTAGTTTCCGTGATATTGAACTTGTTAAAAATCAGATTATTCAGCGTTTGCGGGAAAGAAGGTATCGTGAAAGATTTAAGGAACTAATGGTTTCGCTTAAGAGTAATAAGAAAATTGAATTAAATCTGGCAACACTAGAAAAAGAAGTAGTGCCTGATACAACCGTAAAAAAGCTTGAAGGATCTTTATGAAACGAATAACTTTATTTTTTTATTTGTTTTTGTTTTTCGCAAACCATTCAATTGCCCAGGACAAACTTTTAGATGGCATTGCAGCGATTGTTGACGAAGAAATTATTTTACATTCGGAACTTACCCAATTTACCATTCAATTGGCCTTACAATTAAAAATTGACCTTCAAAAAGAACCTGAAAAAATTGACGAACTTAGAAGAGCCACTTTGGAAAATTTGATAACACAGAAAGTATTATTATCCAAAGCGAAAGAAGACACGGTTATTGTCGAAGAACAGCAGGTGGAGGAAATCCTAAATAACCAGATTCAACAATGGACACAACAACTGGGTTCCATATCAAAGGTAGAAGAATATTTTGATATGCCCATTGGAAAAATCAAGAGGCAATTCCAGGAAGATGTTAGGAATCGCCTCATGGTTGAAAGGACGCAGCAAATGTTTGTTCAAACAATCACAATAACCAGACAGGAGGTTGAGAGGTTTTTTAGGACCATGCAAGACAGCTTGCCGGAAACAAATGAAATGGTACATATTCGAGTTCTGTTGCGAGAAGTTCGCGCCGGTGGCAAGGGCAAAGAAGAGGCCTTTAAGAAAATCTCAGAGATACGTGATAGAATAGTAAACGGGGAAGACTTTGCTACATTGGCTAAGGAGAATTCTGAAGACCCGGGTTCGGTTTCTGCTGGTGGAGAATTGGGTTTGATTCAACGAGGTGATTTTGTTCATGAATTTGAAGAAACGGCCTTTAAGTTAAAACCGGGAGATATTTCAGAGATAATTGAAACAAAATTCGGACTTCATATCATTAAGCTAATTGAGAAAAGAGGAGAAAGGATAAATGTTCGTCATATACTCATTCAATTAAAGGCAGGCAGTAGCGACGCTGAGAAGACGAGAGCTTTTCTAGCTGCAATCAAGGATAGCATTCAAACAGAAGACGATTTCATTAAAATGGCCGAGAAATATTCTCATGATGCAACTTCTAATGATAATGGCGGCGACCTTGGATGGTTTGAGGTCGAAGGCTTACAAATACCTGAATTTAAAAAGGCACTCGAAGGCCTTGAAATAGGAGAAGTAAGCCAACCCTTTTTGACTGAATTTGGATATTTTATTATTCGTTTAGATGAAAAACGTGAGGGAGGCAAATTAAATTTAGAAGATGATTGGCAGCAACTGGAGCAATTTGCACTTAACCAGAAAAGCAGTAAAAAAATGCAAGAATGGGTGGAGGATCTAAAAACTAAAATTTATATTGAACTTAAAGAGCGGGTAAATTAAGAAAGGATTCTTATTTGATAACTTTAAGGGTTTATCGCTTTCACAAGGCTCCTCTAACACGTGGGGAGCCTTTTTTGTTTTTTTAAAAAATGAATATCTGTTGCGTGTTTTAGGAAAAAGAGGCAATTTAATAAAAGTATAAAATCAAATTTAAATCTAAAATCAAAAAGCGATAAATGGAAATCATTGGTTGGGTATTTTTTGTGTTAGGAATGTTGATCGGTTTGGTTGTGATCCCATTTGGATTTGCCGGAACGTTCATAATCGTTGTAGGCGCGTTGATATTGGGGCTGGTCACCCAGTTTAGTGAAATCACAGGTAAATTTCTTGGATTACTCCTTGGCATATCCATTGTAGTAGAATTATTAGAATTTTTTCTGGGTGCGGCAACTGCTAAAAAATATGGTTCTTCAGCATGGGGAATTTGGGGTTCTATAATCGGTGGAATTTTTGGCGCACTTTGGGGAACAGCGATTTCCCCAATACTTGGCACTATTTTTGGTGCTTTTGTTGGAGTTTACCTGGGTGCATTCCTTTTTGAGTACTTCCGTTTTAAGGATGCTAATAAAGCGAAGAAGGCTGGTTGGGGAGCATTCCTAGGTGCGCTAACAGGAAGATTTCTGAAATTCATAGCTGCAATTGTAATGATTGTAATGGTTGGGTACAAAGTCATTTAGTCCAAACATTTATAAAATAATAATGTATAATCCTATTAATTTACAATATTTTAGAACTGTTTTTATGTTAAGTCTAATTTTAATTGTTCATACAGAATTAAGCTTTGCACAAAACATCAACGAGGGTAGATTAACCATCGCCAGAGTCAAATACAGTGGCGGCGGTGATTGGTATAATGATCCGTCGGCTGTCCCGAATTTATTGTCATTCATAGAAAAAGAGACAGGAATTTTTGTCCGGAAGGATGAGGTAAAAATTTCATTGTCAGACGAGAAACTCTTTTCTTTCCCCATACTTTTTATAACAGGCCATGGAAGAATTCGATTAACTGAGGTTGAAGTAAGAAGGCTGCGGGAATACCTTACTCATGGTGGATTTTTATATGCAGATGATGATTATGGCATGGATAAATTCTTTCGTAGAGAGATGAAAAAAGTTTTCAAGGGTTATGAATTTGTTGAGTTGCCGTTTAACCATGAAATTTACAGTGCTCATTTTAATTTTACTAATGGTCCACCCAAAATTCATGAGCATGATGGCGGACCTCCCAAGGGATATGGACTTTTTTATGATGGACAAATGGTTGTGTATTACACTGTAAACACCAACATTTCGGATGGTTGGGTAGATCCAGCCGTCCATAAGGATCCTCCGCAAATTCGTGAGGCTGCTCTGAAAATGGGAACCAATATCATCTTGTGGGTTTTAATGCATTAACAGTTAAATTTAAAGAAAGGGTTGATCATGACGGATCACGATAAAAGTTATGAGTCAATTCTCCAATTTGTCTCGAAACAACGACGAAAAAAGGTCTTCATTCAAACACTGCAGGGGATATTCTATCTTGTTGGCTTTCTGGTTTTAACTTTAGCCATTGCCTCTTTCCTGGAAATTGTTTTTCATCTAAATGAAACAGTTCGACTCGGAATCGTTTCCGGGCTAGCATTCGTTGGAGGACTCATTTTTTTAACCCGATTTGTTTGGCCGCTTGTCAACTATATCTCCAAAACCAAAGCATATAGTTATGATGAATTAGCGAAGGAATTGGGAGCTCACCATGAAAGGTTGCATGACGAGCTTTTAAACAGCCTACAGATTTACCGAGATGTGAATGATAATCGCGCTCATTATTCCGTAGACCTTATTGCATCAGCTCTGAAGAAAACGTTAAAGCGATTAACACGGATTGACTTTTCTCATTTATATTCTTTCCGGAATATAAAAAAAGCTTTGCATGTTTTTACTGCCCCGTTGTTGTTATCCGGTGCGGCTTTAATCATCTTTCCGGATTCCTTTTCAAATGGATTAAATCATATACTTCATCCCACAACTCGCTTTCGAGCCCGTCCTGTAGAAGTTTTAACCGTATGGCCTGGTGACACAACAAAAGTTGAAGGTGACGATGTTAAAATCTCCGTGAAAATCCAGGGCACATATACAGAAGCGGTTAATATATCTTTGCGACAAGAAAACAGGACGACCACGGAAAACAAAAAGGTTTTCCCAGATTCATCCGGCATGTATCGGTTTGAAATCAAAGGCATTCGAAACACAACTTATTATTCCGTAAAAGCTGGCGAAGAAATTTCCCCCGTTTATAAAATTAATGTTCAAAAAAGACCGTTTGTAAAAAACTTAAAACTACAATTGATTTTTCCATCCTATACTAAAATGCCAGCCAGGTACCTGGAAGATAATGTCGGTGACGTTATTGCCTTGGCCGGCACACAAGTTAAAATTCATGCGTCGATTAATAAAGCTGTTCAATCCGGGCAATTAGTTATGAATCGCAAACAGCCAAGTCCTTTGAAAATAAATGGGAATGAAGTTCGTTCAGCGTTTGTCGTTCGTAATGAGGACACATATAAATTGGAAATATTGGACAACTTTGGCTATAGCAATTTAAGTCCGATTGAATATAGTATTCGTCCGATAACTGACCAGTTCCCGGTTGTAGAAATTCTAATACCTGGAAGGGACGTGGATTTAAGTGAAGAGCTTAAACTTCCAATTTCTATTGAAGCAGAAGACGATTTTGGATTCAGCAAATTGAGACTTTCTTACCGGGTTGAGTCCGGTATCCCAATGCCCGTCTCGAATGATACCTCATTTCAATATCTTGATTTAAGTACCGACAATCAACAAGACACAAGACTTAATGTAGATTATCTATGGGATCTATCGGATATAAATTTACTTCCTGAAGATATTGTCTATTACTACGCAGAAGTTTGGGATAATGACCGGGTTAGCGGACCCAAACGAAGCATATCCAGAATTTTCACCGCCAGGTTTCCATCCGTCTACGAAATATATCAAGAAGTAGCCAGCACACAGGAGGAAGATTTAGAAAAAATGGAAGATATTTTGGCCGATAGCAAGGAGCTGAAAGAGAAGCTTGATGAAATCGTACGCGAGCTACTGCAGCAGAAGCAGATTGATTGGCTTAAAAAACAGGACCTTGAAGAGATAGCCACAAAACAAGCTAAGTTACAGTCGGAAGTTGAAGACATTCAGGAAAATCTTCAAGAAATGATCGACAGAATGGAAAGCAATCAGATGTTGAGTATAGAAACTCTTCAGATGTACCAGGAGTTGCAGGAGCTTTTCCAAGAAATAATGACGCCAGAACTTCAACGAGCGTTGGAGAAATTACGGGAGGCATTTGAGCAGTTGGATGAGAACAAGCTGAGACAAGCCATAAATCAAATGCAACTTTCGCAAGAGAGAATACAAAAAAGTTTAGAGCGTACAATAAACCTGTTAAAACAAATGCAGCTTGAACAAAATCTGGATCAAGCTGCCAAGCTGACTGAAAACCTGGCCGAAAGACAGGAAGCATTAAATGAACAGCTGGAAAAAGGGCAAGAAAACGAATTGGCAAATATGCTTCATCAGCAGCAGAACTTGGAAAAAGATTCCCAAACTTTGGATCAAATGCTCTCCACCCTAAAGCAAGACTTAAAAGAACAAGCTCAATTTCAGTCGGAGATAATGGATTCCTTAATGCAAGAGATGCAAAAAGTAATGCAGGAAATGAATCAATCAAGGCAACAATTGCAGAAGGGCAATATGCAGCAGGCTTCAAAATCCGGGAAAATGTCAGAACAAGAATTACGTGATATGTTAAAACAACTTCAGAAATTGAAACGGGACTTTACGCAATCTCGAAAGCAGGAATTCATGCAAGAATTTACAAAAGCGACAGAAGACCTCCTTCGGCTCTCAAAAGCACAGGAGGATTTAATGAACCAGACAAAAGAGCTATCACCGTCGAGCCCACAGCTTGGCCAGGTTGCCGAAAGCCAACAACAAATGATGCAGCAAATGGGTCGTATTGCGAATCAAATGTATGAGTTATCTCAAAAGACATTTTTTGTGACCCCCGAAATTGGGCGCGCAATGGGAAAATCTATGGCCGGTATGCAGAGCGCTTTAAAAAATTTGGAGGATAGAAATACCGGCGGAGCACCAGGGCAGCAGGCACAGGCAATGGGAGGAATTAACGAAACCATCATACAGGTTCAGGGCGCTATGCAATCACTTCAGAACGCTTCCTCGGCAAGCGGTATTGATGAATTTATGCAACGCTTGCAGCAAATGTCGGGCACACAACAAGGAATCAACGAGGAAACCATGATGTTGGGACAAGGGAAAATGTCAGCGCAGCAACAGGCAGCAATGGCACGTCTTGCGGCTGAACAGTTCGCGCTTAGAAAATCTTTACAGCAACTTCAGCAAGAATTTGGCAATAAATCCGAAATATTAGGACGTATGGATGGTGTTGCCAATGAAATGGAAGAAGTAATTAAAGAGTTGCAACGCAAACAAGTAGCGCCAAGAACCATTGATCGACAAAGAAGAATTCTATCCAGGATGTTGGATGCACAGAAGTCTTTGAAAGAAAGAGAGTATAGTAAAAAGAGAAGATCCAGGTCAGGAAAAACCTATTTTGTTCGTAGTCCGTCCCAAATTGATGAAAAGATCAAACAACAAAAGGATCGGTTTTTAGAAGATCTATTGCGGGCACGGAAAGCAGGATATAATGATGATTACCTAGAGCTCATTAGAAATTATTTTCAGGCATTAATGGAAAAAGCGGAGAGATGACGTGGAGGGTCGTTTTTTAAATGGAATTTGCCAGGCGGCATTTATGGTTTGTTTGGTTTTAATTTTTAATAGTGCCGGCATGGCGCAAAACACAAATCAATCAGACCGCGGACAATACAGTCTCGGTCAACAATATGAAGCTATCGGTGATTTTGATCAAGCTCTTAAAATATATTTAGCGCTCCTGGAAAAGTATCCAAGGAATTTTACCTATTTCGATGCTGCAAGAAAATGCTATGTTAGCCTGAAGAAATATGACGAATTGATACAACTAATCGAAACAAGAATCGAATTGGAACCGCACAATTTTCAATATCAAATTCGTTTGGGAGAGACATATCTGCAAAAAGAAGACAAAGAAAAAGCTTTTTCAATTTGGAATCAAATGATCAACAAGAATAATAAGAATGCATCGGTTTATCGTATGGTTGCCAATACGTTAATACAAAACCGGTTATTTGATGATGGTATTGAAATTTACCAAAATGGACGCAACACGATTGGAAAACAAGGCTTGTTTTCACTTGAGCTTGCCCAGTTGCACGCCTATCGTTTTAATTACGATAAAGCGACAGGGGAATACATGAGATATTTGCGGTCGAATCCCCGTCAATTATCCTATGTGAAGGCGAGAATCGTATCTTTTAAAGGGAACAATGAAACCTACGAACAGGTAACCTCAACCCTGAAAAGATGGATTTCATCAGAGTCTGAAAACCAGGATTACCAAAGACTCATGATCTCTTTTCTTTTAAGTTATGAAAATTATAACGATGCTTTTTCGGCTGTGAAAAAACTAGAACAATTACAAAACAAATCGAAAGAAAAAGGCAAAACCGGCTCAGAGTTATTCAAGTTTAGCCAAATTGTTTTAGCAGAGAATCAATATAACCTGGCCGAGAAAGCTCTGAATCGAATATTGGAAGAATATTCTAATTACCCGGACAAAGCTAGAATCGAATATGAGCTAGCTCGAACCTTATATCTGCAAGGAAAATATAAACCGGCATTGACTGCCTATGATCGCGTGGCTATGAATTATCCCAAATCGATTTGGGCCATTGAAGCCATATTAACCAGCGGAGATATTTATTTAGATGTTTTGTTTTTGCCGGACAGCGCGGTTCATAACTTTAAAAAAGTTTTAGACAATTATGCGAAGTATCAGAATCGTATCCATACATTTATTAGACTCGGTGATGTTGAAATTGCGAGGGGGAATTTATCGGAAGCGGAAACTTTTTATTTACAAGCGGTTAACACTCCGTCTGGAAAAAATCAAAGAGTTAAAGAGAAAAACAATTCAAAAATTGAAGGACAGCTAAAGCTGGCGGAACTGGCTTTCTACCAGGGAGATTTCAAAAAGACACGAAAACATATTGAGAATATTTTAAAAAGGCCCGTAAGCAGCAGCAATGCATTTGTGAATGACGCCTTAGAATTATCCATTCGGTTGGACAACAATGAACAAAATGCTTCAGAAGCTCTAAAGTTATACGCCGAGGCTATTCTTTTTAAAAAACAAAACAAACTCGATGAAGCCAGCCAAAACTTTTCGAATGTTGCAGATTCATATCCTCAAGCCAAAATTGCCCCCCAAGCCAGGTTTCAACATTCTAATTTAATTAGAAAAACCGGGGATTTTCTTTCTGCTATCATGGGGTTTCAAGCATTGATCAGTAAATACCCAGATAATTCGCTTTGTGATCTGGCGCTTTTTGAGATCGGAACAATTTATGAAAACGATCTCAAAGACACTTCAAAAGCGATTGAGAATTATGAGACCATTTTGGTGAATTATCCGATGAGTAT
This is a stretch of genomic DNA from candidate division KSB1 bacterium. It encodes these proteins:
- a CDS encoding peptidylprolyl isomerase, with protein sequence MKKNWILLVILSVFIGMFSGCNSKKTQIVARAGNSLISLEQFEREYLESNSIRSLQNASGDDKQKFLDKMIDKEMKLMFAKQMNIDKIPEVKDQIEQARLQAAYIAALEQLVMFKIIKEKEIREFYDRSDKEIRVRHILLDLPSKDDADSLTKVVEKAAGIIRELRSGGDFTELAGNYSKDEFSSKKGGDLGFLKWGSMDNKFMTAVLKSGKYQIYPQPIITSKGVHIIQVTEKRPVLQRPYEIERTVIVRNLFNRKRKSVTAEFEKFNQELDKKYNVVIFEENIQKMLTFISTSPNDSLLLENYGVKNPDYSWVSYELRFLPLAQYDKETKTMIGFFELMFNQQRALRPQEIRTVEIATKFLQDKIRFDLTSEIGIRHGYLEIPNYRRQLDSQVSQIITRYLQNSYINKIKKITDEMAEEYYNNQPEKYKIPAKAEVQEIFVKDSTEAQLIYQLATAGNDFDVLAEKYNTRARSKNKKGNLGYLTENSFGELGKTAIELKPGKIAGPLKLDNGYSIFRVLSHEKEQMQSFSKIKTKVRSDLVRNLRKINQEEWEKKIKGMVRVRVYEKVLERALKQHT
- a CDS encoding peptidylprolyl isomerase, translated to MKRITLFFYLFLFFANHSIAQDKLLDGIAAIVDEEIILHSELTQFTIQLALQLKIDLQKEPEKIDELRRATLENLITQKVLLSKAKEDTVIVEEQQVEEILNNQIQQWTQQLGSISKVEEYFDMPIGKIKRQFQEDVRNRLMVERTQQMFVQTITITRQEVERFFRTMQDSLPETNEMVHIRVLLREVRAGGKGKEEAFKKISEIRDRIVNGEDFATLAKENSEDPGSVSAGGELGLIQRGDFVHEFEETAFKLKPGDISEIIETKFGLHIIKLIEKRGERINVRHILIQLKAGSSDAEKTRAFLAAIKDSIQTEDDFIKMAEKYSHDATSNDNGGDLGWFEVEGLQIPEFKKALEGLEIGEVSQPFLTEFGYFIIRLDEKREGGKLNLEDDWQQLEQFALNQKSSKKMQEWVEDLKTKIYIELKERVN
- a CDS encoding DUF456 domain-containing protein, translated to MEIIGWVFFVLGMLIGLVVIPFGFAGTFIIVVGALILGLVTQFSEITGKFLGLLLGISIVVELLEFFLGAATAKKYGSSAWGIWGSIIGGIFGALWGTAISPILGTIFGAFVGVYLGAFLFEYFRFKDANKAKKAGWGAFLGALTGRFLKFIAAIVMIVMVGYKVI
- a CDS encoding DUF4159 domain-containing protein; protein product: MLSLILIVHTELSFAQNINEGRLTIARVKYSGGGDWYNDPSAVPNLLSFIEKETGIFVRKDEVKISLSDEKLFSFPILFITGHGRIRLTEVEVRRLREYLTHGGFLYADDDYGMDKFFRREMKKVFKGYEFVELPFNHEIYSAHFNFTNGPPKIHEHDGGPPKGYGLFYDGQMVVYYTVNTNISDGWVDPAVHKDPPQIREAALKMGTNIILWVLMH
- a CDS encoding tetratricopeptide repeat protein, which gives rise to MEGRFLNGICQAAFMVCLVLIFNSAGMAQNTNQSDRGQYSLGQQYEAIGDFDQALKIYLALLEKYPRNFTYFDAARKCYVSLKKYDELIQLIETRIELEPHNFQYQIRLGETYLQKEDKEKAFSIWNQMINKNNKNASVYRMVANTLIQNRLFDDGIEIYQNGRNTIGKQGLFSLELAQLHAYRFNYDKATGEYMRYLRSNPRQLSYVKARIVSFKGNNETYEQVTSTLKRWISSESENQDYQRLMISFLLSYENYNDAFSAVKKLEQLQNKSKEKGKTGSELFKFSQIVLAENQYNLAEKALNRILEEYSNYPDKARIEYELARTLYLQGKYKPALTAYDRVAMNYPKSIWAIEAILTSGDIYLDVLFLPDSAVHNFKKVLDNYAKYQNRIHTFIRLGDVEIARGNLSEAETFYLQAVNTPSGKNQRVKEKNNSKIEGQLKLAELAFYQGDFKKTRKHIENILKRPVSSSNAFVNDALELSIRLDNNEQNASEALKLYAEAILFKKQNKLDEASQNFSNVADSYPQAKIAPQARFQHSNLIRKTGDFLSAIMGFQALISKYPDNSLCDLALFEIGTIYENDLKDTSKAIENYETILVNYPMSMLVENVRKKIRSLEGNP